From Coffea arabica cultivar ET-39 chromosome 10e, Coffea Arabica ET-39 HiFi, whole genome shotgun sequence, one genomic window encodes:
- the LOC113711126 gene encoding bZIP transcription factor 29 isoform X2 — translation MAQLNCKQPMNQNYGAGSSHSRSTSQPAFFANHSLPPLSPLPHSESSLASNSSIKDVSMDEVDVSSRVPPVVGGPSVTFENNFRGNFEGLPPRKGHRRSSSDVPLGFNVMIQTSPQLVPISGQGISGKTAFGSDKVGMDKAIHLQKQEMDAISEGKSNFNSMGQRRLEGEIVNDLFQSYLKLDNADSLNPSRTDEKDKRSMVSGMKKCGGENSNTEAQSISKANSTKFDGTGSAEGNKRSAIGDIAPAARHFRSLSVDSAFGSLHFNEVSPKLPSAAGIHVSQLSPSNLASENSAKFSLDFGNAEFSEAEVKKIMTDERLAEIALSDPKRAKRVLANRQSAARSKERKLRYISELEHKKDFSELTNQNNELKFRLQAMEQQARLRDALHEALTAEVQRLKLAAAELGEDDGSSTSMIQQLPMKHHVLQLQHHQSSQIQQLSVATSKTATTTSATPTSA, via the exons ATGGCTCAGTTGAATTGTAAGCAACCCATGAATCAGAACTATGGCGCGGGGAGTTCGCACTCCAGGTCTACATCTCAACCAGCATTTTTTGCTAATCATAGCTTGCCCCCATTGAGCCCGTTGCCTCATAGCGAATCCTCATTGGCCTCCAACTCAAGTATCAAGGACGTGTCAATGGATGAAGTGGATGTTAGTTCTCGAGTTCCGCCAGTGGTTGGTGGTCCCTCCGTTACATTTGAGAATAATTTTCGAGGCAATTTTGAGGGTCTTCCGCCTCGAAAAGGCCATAGGCGATCCAGTAGCGATGTTCCCTTGGGGTTCAATGTTATGATTCAGACTTCACCTCAATTGGTACCAATAAGCGGTCAGGGAATATCGGGCAAAACAGCCTTCGGAAGTGATAAAGTTGGAATGGATAAGGCCATTCATTTGCAAAAGCAAGAAATGGATGCAATTAGTGAAGGTAAGAGCAATTTCAACAGCATGGGTCAGAGAAGATTGGAGGGAGAGATTGTGAATGACTTGTTTCAATCTTATTTGAAATTGGACAATGCAGATAGTCTAAATCCTTCTAGAACTGatgagaaagataaaagaagcaTGGTTAGTGGCATGAAGAAATGTGGTGGTGAGAATAGTAATACTGAAGCCCAAAGCATCTCAAAGGCAAATAGTACTAAATTCGATGGGACAGGTTCAGCAGAAGGAAACAAAAGGAGTGCTATTGGGGATATTGCTCCTGCTGCTCGCCACTTTAGAAGCCTTTCAGTTGATAGTGCCTTTGGAAGTTTGCATTTCAATGAAGTGTCACCAAAGTTACCTAGTGCTGCTGGGATTCATGTCAGTcaactctcaccaagcaatttgGCCAGTGAAAACTCAGCTAAGTTTAGCTTGGACTTTGGAAATGCTGAATTTAGTGAAGCTGAGGTAAAAAAGATTATGACAGATGAGAGACTTGCTGAAATTGCCTTATCAGATCCAAAACGTGCCAAGAG GGTACTAGCTAATCGTCAGTCAGCTGCTCGTTCTAAGGAGCGCAAGTTGCGATACATCTCAGAATTGGAACACAAG aAAGATTTTTCTGAGCTTACAAATCAAAACAATGAGCTGAAATTTCGTCTTCAAGCCATGGAGCAACAGGCACGACTTAGAGATG CTCTTCACGAGGCATTGACCGCAGAAGTGCAGCGTCTAAAGCTTGCAGCTGCTGAGCTTGGTGAAGATGATGGGTCATCGACTTCCATGATTCAGCAGCTACCCATGAAGCATCATGTACTCCAGCTGCAGCACCATCAATCCAGTCAAATCCAACAATTATCAGTTGCAACATCCAAAACTGCAACAACAACTTCGGCAACACCTACTTCAGCTTAG
- the LOC113711126 gene encoding bZIP transcription factor 29 isoform X1: MAQLNCKQPMNQNYGAGSSHSRSTSQPAFFANHSLPPLSPLPHSESSLASNSSIKDVSMDEVDVSSRVPPVVGGPSVTFENNFRGNFEGLPPRKGHRRSSSDVPLGFNVMIQTSPQLVPISGQGISGKTAFGSDKVGMDKAIHLQKQEMDAISEGKSNFNSMGQRRLEGEIVNDLFQSYLKLDNADSLNPSRTDEKDKRSMVSGMKKCGGENSNTEAQSISKANSTKFDGTGSAEGNKRSAIGDIAPAARHFRSLSVDSAFGSLHFNEVSPKLPSAAGIHVSQLSPSNLASENSAKFSLDFGNAEFSEAEVKKIMTDERLAEIALSDPKRAKRVLANRQSAARSKERKLRYISELEHKVLTLQTEATTLSAQLTVLQKDFSELTNQNNELKFRLQAMEQQARLRDALHEALTAEVQRLKLAAAELGEDDGSSTSMIQQLPMKHHVLQLQHHQSSQIQQLSVATSKTATTTSATPTSA, encoded by the exons ATGGCTCAGTTGAATTGTAAGCAACCCATGAATCAGAACTATGGCGCGGGGAGTTCGCACTCCAGGTCTACATCTCAACCAGCATTTTTTGCTAATCATAGCTTGCCCCCATTGAGCCCGTTGCCTCATAGCGAATCCTCATTGGCCTCCAACTCAAGTATCAAGGACGTGTCAATGGATGAAGTGGATGTTAGTTCTCGAGTTCCGCCAGTGGTTGGTGGTCCCTCCGTTACATTTGAGAATAATTTTCGAGGCAATTTTGAGGGTCTTCCGCCTCGAAAAGGCCATAGGCGATCCAGTAGCGATGTTCCCTTGGGGTTCAATGTTATGATTCAGACTTCACCTCAATTGGTACCAATAAGCGGTCAGGGAATATCGGGCAAAACAGCCTTCGGAAGTGATAAAGTTGGAATGGATAAGGCCATTCATTTGCAAAAGCAAGAAATGGATGCAATTAGTGAAGGTAAGAGCAATTTCAACAGCATGGGTCAGAGAAGATTGGAGGGAGAGATTGTGAATGACTTGTTTCAATCTTATTTGAAATTGGACAATGCAGATAGTCTAAATCCTTCTAGAACTGatgagaaagataaaagaagcaTGGTTAGTGGCATGAAGAAATGTGGTGGTGAGAATAGTAATACTGAAGCCCAAAGCATCTCAAAGGCAAATAGTACTAAATTCGATGGGACAGGTTCAGCAGAAGGAAACAAAAGGAGTGCTATTGGGGATATTGCTCCTGCTGCTCGCCACTTTAGAAGCCTTTCAGTTGATAGTGCCTTTGGAAGTTTGCATTTCAATGAAGTGTCACCAAAGTTACCTAGTGCTGCTGGGATTCATGTCAGTcaactctcaccaagcaatttgGCCAGTGAAAACTCAGCTAAGTTTAGCTTGGACTTTGGAAATGCTGAATTTAGTGAAGCTGAGGTAAAAAAGATTATGACAGATGAGAGACTTGCTGAAATTGCCTTATCAGATCCAAAACGTGCCAAGAG GGTACTAGCTAATCGTCAGTCAGCTGCTCGTTCTAAGGAGCGCAAGTTGCGATACATCTCAGAATTGGAACACAAGGTGCTGACACTGCAAACTGAGGCCACTACACTATCTGCACAACTTACTGTTCTTCAG aAAGATTTTTCTGAGCTTACAAATCAAAACAATGAGCTGAAATTTCGTCTTCAAGCCATGGAGCAACAGGCACGACTTAGAGATG CTCTTCACGAGGCATTGACCGCAGAAGTGCAGCGTCTAAAGCTTGCAGCTGCTGAGCTTGGTGAAGATGATGGGTCATCGACTTCCATGATTCAGCAGCTACCCATGAAGCATCATGTACTCCAGCTGCAGCACCATCAATCCAGTCAAATCCAACAATTATCAGTTGCAACATCCAAAACTGCAACAACAACTTCGGCAACACCTACTTCAGCTTAG
- the LOC113712437 gene encoding protein BASIC PENTACYSTEINE6 isoform X1, producing the protein MMDDSGHRENGRHKPPQGQWLMQHQPSMKQIMAIMAERDAAIQERNLALSEKKAALAERDMAILQRDSAIAERNNAIMERDNAIATLQYRENSINSGNMSPCPPGCQITRGVKHMHHPQQHVHHQPQVNEPPYGSRDMPISDAIPISPGVLEPAKSRRTKRTKDPKAVTSTKKASKSSKKVKREGEDLNKTMFGKSHEWKPGQEVGSGTDDLNRQLGVSKPDWKDQDLGLNQVAFDESTMPVPVCSCTGVLRPCYKWGNGGWQSSCCTTNLSMYPLPAVPNKRHARIGGRKMSGSAFNKLLSRLAAEGHDLSNPVDLKEHWAKHGTNRYITIK; encoded by the exons ATG ATGGATGATAGCGGGCATCGTGAGAATGGGCGTCATAAGCCACCTCAGGGTCAG TGGTTAATGCAGCATCAGCCATCAATGAAACAAATCATGGCCATTATGGCTGAAAGAGATGCTGCTATCCAGGagaggaatttggctctttCTGAGAAGAAGGCTGCTTTGGCAGAACGAGACATGGCTATCCTGCAGAGGGATTCAGCAATAGCTGAAAGAAATAATGCCATTATGGAACGCGATAATGCAATTGCCACTCTTCAGTATCGCGAAAACTCTATAAATAGTGGTAATATGTCTCCCTGCCCACCAGGGTGCCAAATTACACGTGGTGTGAAGCATATGCACCATCCTCAGCAGCACGTACACCACCAGCCCCAAGTAAATGAACCTCCATATGGTAGCAGAGATATGCCCATAAGTGATGCTATTCCAATATCACCTGGTGTGCTGGAGCCTGCAAAGTCCAGGAGGACAAAACGAACCAAGGATCCAAAGGCAGTAACATCAACTAAGAAGGCTTCAAAGTCATCGAAGAAGGTTAAAAGGGAGGGTGAGGACCTCAACAAAACAATGTTTGGCAAGTCACATGAGTGGAAGCCTGGGCAGGAAGTGGGTAGTGGCACTGATGACCTGAACAGACAACTGGGTGTCTCGAAGCCAGACTGGAAGGATCAGGACCTGGGTTTGAACCAGGTTGCTTTTGACGAGTCAACCATGCCAGTTCCTGTGTGCTCCTGCACAGGAGTTCTCAGGCCATGCTACAAGTGGGGAAATGGAGGCTGGCAATCATCTTGTTGTACCACCAATTTGTCTATGTATCCATTGCCAGCAGTGCCTAATAAGCGTCATGCCAGAATTGGTGGTCGGAAGATGAGTGGAAGTGCTTTTAACAAACTGCTGAGTCGCCTTGCAGCAGAAGGCCACGATCTGTCAAACCCTGTTGACCTTAAAGAGCACTGGGCGAAACATGGCACAAATCGCTACATTACCATCAAATAA
- the LOC113712437 gene encoding protein BASIC PENTACYSTEINE6 isoform X2 codes for MDDSGHRENGRHKPPQGQWLMQHQPSMKQIMAIMAERDAAIQERNLALSEKKAALAERDMAILQRDSAIAERNNAIMERDNAIATLQYRENSINSGNMSPCPPGCQITRGVKHMHHPQQHVHHQPQVNEPPYGSRDMPISDAIPISPGVLEPAKSRRTKRTKDPKAVTSTKKASKSSKKVKREGEDLNKTMFGKSHEWKPGQEVGSGTDDLNRQLGVSKPDWKDQDLGLNQVAFDESTMPVPVCSCTGVLRPCYKWGNGGWQSSCCTTNLSMYPLPAVPNKRHARIGGRKMSGSAFNKLLSRLAAEGHDLSNPVDLKEHWAKHGTNRYITIK; via the exons ATGGATGATAGCGGGCATCGTGAGAATGGGCGTCATAAGCCACCTCAGGGTCAG TGGTTAATGCAGCATCAGCCATCAATGAAACAAATCATGGCCATTATGGCTGAAAGAGATGCTGCTATCCAGGagaggaatttggctctttCTGAGAAGAAGGCTGCTTTGGCAGAACGAGACATGGCTATCCTGCAGAGGGATTCAGCAATAGCTGAAAGAAATAATGCCATTATGGAACGCGATAATGCAATTGCCACTCTTCAGTATCGCGAAAACTCTATAAATAGTGGTAATATGTCTCCCTGCCCACCAGGGTGCCAAATTACACGTGGTGTGAAGCATATGCACCATCCTCAGCAGCACGTACACCACCAGCCCCAAGTAAATGAACCTCCATATGGTAGCAGAGATATGCCCATAAGTGATGCTATTCCAATATCACCTGGTGTGCTGGAGCCTGCAAAGTCCAGGAGGACAAAACGAACCAAGGATCCAAAGGCAGTAACATCAACTAAGAAGGCTTCAAAGTCATCGAAGAAGGTTAAAAGGGAGGGTGAGGACCTCAACAAAACAATGTTTGGCAAGTCACATGAGTGGAAGCCTGGGCAGGAAGTGGGTAGTGGCACTGATGACCTGAACAGACAACTGGGTGTCTCGAAGCCAGACTGGAAGGATCAGGACCTGGGTTTGAACCAGGTTGCTTTTGACGAGTCAACCATGCCAGTTCCTGTGTGCTCCTGCACAGGAGTTCTCAGGCCATGCTACAAGTGGGGAAATGGAGGCTGGCAATCATCTTGTTGTACCACCAATTTGTCTATGTATCCATTGCCAGCAGTGCCTAATAAGCGTCATGCCAGAATTGGTGGTCGGAAGATGAGTGGAAGTGCTTTTAACAAACTGCTGAGTCGCCTTGCAGCAGAAGGCCACGATCTGTCAAACCCTGTTGACCTTAAAGAGCACTGGGCGAAACATGGCACAAATCGCTACATTACCATCAAATAA
- the LOC113712899 gene encoding histone H3.3 — MARTKQTARKSTGGKAPRKQLATKAARKSAPTTGGVKKPHRYRPGTVALREIRKYQKSTELLIRKLPFQRLVREIAQDFKTDLRFQSHAVLALQEAAEAYLVGLFEDTNLCAIHAKRVTIMPKDIQLARRIRGERA, encoded by the exons ATGGCTCGTACCAAGCAAACCGCTCGTAAGTCAACCGGTGGAAAGGCTCCCAGGAAACAGCTCGCCACCAAG GCCGCAAGGAAGTCTGCACCTACCACCGGCGGAGTCAAGAAGCCTCACCGCTACCGCCCTGGAACCGTTGCTCTGCG AGAAATCCGAAAGTATCAAAAGAGCACCGAGCTTCTGATCCGAAAGCTGCCTTTCCAGCGCCTGGTCCGAGAAATCGCCCAGGATTTCAAG ACAGATTTGAGGTTCCAGAGTCATGCAGTGCTGGCGCTGCAGGAGGCTGCTGAGGCGTACCTGGTGGGTTTGTTCGAGGACACAAACTTGTGTGCCATCCACGCCAAGAGGGTAACCATCATGCCCAAGGATATCCAGCTTGCCCGGCGGATTCGTGGAGAACGTGCTTAA